One Roseomonas sp. OT10 DNA window includes the following coding sequences:
- a CDS encoding DUF1194 domain-containing protein, translating to MTERSSPATPPTFRRRGALLLPGALALGAAAAARAEPGEVDLLLVLAIDASGSIDADEFRLQREGCAEALAHPAVLSAVASRPLGAIGVAMVEWGAPGGAATVVDWHRLDGVVAAERLGRAVMEASRSRQSFNAIGDAVDHSARLIAAAPWRAREKVIDVSGDAPDMRSLRPIEQARQDAVAQGITVNALAIEGGRTGLTATYEATVIAGDGAFVMTAESRADFARALRAKLVREIA from the coding sequence GTGACGGAACGGTCCAGCCCTGCGACCCCGCCCACCTTCCGCCGCCGCGGCGCATTGCTGCTGCCGGGCGCGCTCGCCCTCGGCGCTGCGGCGGCCGCGCGGGCCGAGCCGGGCGAGGTGGATCTGCTGCTGGTCCTGGCCATCGACGCCTCCGGCAGCATCGACGCGGACGAGTTCCGCCTGCAACGCGAGGGCTGCGCGGAGGCCCTGGCGCATCCCGCCGTGCTCTCGGCCGTCGCCTCCCGGCCGCTGGGCGCGATCGGCGTGGCCATGGTGGAGTGGGGCGCGCCGGGCGGGGCGGCGACGGTGGTGGACTGGCACCGCCTCGACGGCGTCGTGGCCGCGGAGCGGCTGGGCCGGGCGGTGATGGAGGCGTCGCGCTCGCGCCAGTCCTTCAACGCCATCGGCGACGCCGTGGACCATTCCGCCCGGCTGATCGCCGCGGCCCCGTGGCGGGCGCGGGAGAAGGTGATCGACGTCTCGGGCGACGCGCCCGACATGCGCAGCCTGCGTCCCATCGAGCAGGCGCGGCAGGATGCCGTGGCCCAGGGCATCACGGTCAACGCGCTGGCGATCGAGGGAGGTCGCACGGGGCTGACCGCGACCTACGAGGCGACGGTGATCGCGGGGGACGGGGCCTTCGTCATGACGGCGGAATCCCGTGCCGACTTCGCCCGGGCCTTGCGGGCGAAGCTGGTGCGGGAGATCGCGTGA